Proteins from one Kwoniella shivajii chromosome 1, complete sequence genomic window:
- a CDS encoding mitochondrial division protein 1, whose amino-acid sequence MPYNNNGNEKPPLRQALDPISSPYMSSINGTLSIAKEVLMGSFQSEHRRSESTRILSDLAPSLMQPRFLNAANTYGPSRSLGKPPSRPNSLLRLPTSLPQGLSNIGTQQTSSSLAILEAVDRLSSLSLDNTGSGSQEEIPSLIKGFKATIPSSELAKQRRRLIRGGLVDQDMGSEKLGLKRLGDRARGLLTERGEEEDDVSELGVGKKAKRRKRQRESRRISEGRHLEGKLNLEDLVQQADEIQQDKENLHVRQSLIHAEILEVAAKIDVLEDIRRRLETSLLHLQEEDLELDDELEGVQELMASPAIKSAAGTRALPSSTAAAVSKKSSRRRKGPAFLPSEHDDLPSGVAFMTLNGHAAPITALDFNEPYGMLVTAGQDDIVKVWDLCDGEEMGQLRGHTGLVKALQVEDTLCLTGGADGTVRLWDLRMVEDYEERLQSQLEELARQDPLERIAGQRAAAEEGREEEEFEWEEGPSGITQASQIEISSPCVRTLEGHSKSVTALYYEDGCLVTGSSDKTIRQWDVATGQCILTMDILWAISNPPPAPVAAPAPPPRLKHRSSTSFGSIHYDDILPSPGASFAGMSGSSLLSAVAGNHFAIPTPPYADGSWEMYQDFVGGVQFWGYALASGSGDGGVRMWDMRTGQAHRTLVGHTSPVTCLQFDELNIVTGSLDKTIRIWDLRMGQAAEVHKFEYPVTALQFDSRKVVACTGENGVEVYNRTTHQHSRLITNGHIKPAEKMRFIDKYLVSGGRDGSAKVWAM is encoded by the exons ATGCCTTACAACAATAATGGTAACGAAAAACCACCTCTTCGTCAGGCTTTAGATCCTATCTCATCTCCTTACATGTCATCAATCAACGGGACTTTGTCAATAGCGAAAGAAGTATTGATGGGCTCGTTCCAATCTGAACATCGCAGATCAGAAAGTACTAGAATCCTATCTGATC TTGCACCATCACTCATGCAACCTCGATTCTTGAACGCTGCTAATACATATGGACCATCAAGATCACTTGGTAAACCGCCCAGTAGACCAAATTCATTACTTCGATTACCCACTTCCCTTCCACAAGGTTTATCGAATATTGGTACTCAACaaacttcctcttctttagCTATCCTAGAGGCTGTCGATCGGCTATCTTCGCTGTCGCTGGATAATACAGGTTCTGgaagccaagaagaaattccAAGTCTGATAAAGGGTTTCAAAGCTACCATACCTTCGTCGGAATTAGCAAAGCAACGTAGAAGATTGATTAGAGGCGGattggttgatcaagatatgggATCGGAGAAACTGGGTTTGAAGAGATTGGGAGATAGGGCTCGAGGACTTCTGacagaaagaggagaagaggaggatgacgTATCTGAATTAGGCGTCGGGAAGAAAGCtaagagaaggaagagacaGAGGGAAAGTAGAAGGATAAGTGAAGGTAGACATTTAGAAGGGAAATTAAATTTGGAAGATTTGGTTCAACAAGCAGATGAGATACAACAGGATAAGGAGAATCTTCACGTCAGACAG TCCCTCATCCACGCGGAAATACTGGAAGTCGCAGCGAAAATCGAtgttttggaagatataCGTCGGCGGCTGGAAACTTCCCTGTTACACctgcaagaagaagatttggaattaGATGATGAGTTGGAAGGTGTTCAAGAGCTGATGGCTTCCCCAGCTATCAAGTCTGCAGCTGGCACCAGAGCTTTACCATCATCTACAGCCGCAGCTGTCAGTAAGAAAAGCtcaagaaggaggaaaggtCCTGCGTTCTTACCTTCAGAACatgatgatttaccttctggAGTTGCCTTTATG ACCTTGAATGGACATGCTGCACCTATAACTGCCTTAGATTTCAACGAACCATATGGAATGCTCGTGACAGCaggtcaagatgatatagTTAAAGTATGGGATTTATGcgatggagaagaaatgggacAACTCAGGGGTCACACAGGTCTTGTGAAAGCTCTTCAAGTGGAGGACACTTTATGTTTGACTGGAGGCGCAGACGGTACAGTGAGATTATGGGACTTGAGGATGGTAGAAGACTACGAAGAAAGGCTACAGTCACAGCTTGAGGAGCTGGCCAGACAAGATCCATTGGAAAGGATAGCAGGTCAAAgagctgctgctgaagaaggtagagaggaagaagaatttgaatgggaagaaggtcCCAGTGGTATTACACAAGCTAGTCAAATCGAGATCAGCAGCCCTTGCGTGCGAACTTTGGAAGGACATAGCAAGAGTGTGACAGCATTATACTACGAGGACGGCTGTTTG GTCACCGGATCATCGGACAAGACCATTAGACAGTGGGATGTCGCCACTGGACAATGTATTTTAACGATGGATATATTATGGGCAATctcaaatccacctcctgcacctgtaGCGGCCCCAGCTCCGCCTCCTAGACTCAAGCATCGATCATCGACCTCCTTTGGCTCAATACACTACGACGATATTCTTCCTTCACCTGGAGCTTCTTTTGCCGGCATGTCGGGTTCAAGCTTGCTGAGTGCAGTCGCGGGAAACCACTTCGCAATTCCAACACCACCATACGCAGATGGCTCATGGGAGATGTATCAAGATTTCGTGGGTGGAGTCCAGTTCTGGGGTTATGCTTTGGCCAGTGGAAGTGGAGACGGTGGAGTCCGAATGTGGGATA TGAGAACCGGTCAAGCCCATAGAACTCTAGTTGGACATACATCACCTGTGACATGTCTTCAATTCGATGAACTCAACATCGTTACGGGCAGTTTAGATAAAACCATTCGA ATATGGGACTTACGAATGGGACAAGCTGCCGAAGTCCACAAATTTGAATATCCAGTCACAGCTCTTCAATTCGATAGTAGAAAAGTCGTGGCATGTACAGGAGAAAATGGAGTCGAAGTGTATAATAGAACGACACATCAACATTCAAGATTGATTACCAATGGACATATCAAGCCTGCTGAAAAGATGAGATTCATAGATAAATACCTGGTTTCAGGTGGTAGAGATGGTTCTGCGAAAGTCTGGGCCATGTAA